From Luteolibacter sp. Y139, one genomic window encodes:
- a CDS encoding STM4015 family protein yields MIDDHLKEWFGQKVEDYQPGAGYGLSIPRFGYSYDDEDAFSPEIVATYLADPRAATIKALVFGMPGESGESFQAIIRILVDHAGKLPALRGIFLGDIEQEENEMSWIEQGDIGLILAAFPNLEELRVRGQSSLELSPCKNEGLKRLTIETGGMPTAVLHNLARCSFPNLEHLELWLGDDGYGWEGDLDDVLPAIEPALFPKLKSLGIRNSLIADELAEAMTNAPVLGQLEALDLSLGTMTDKGAEALIASGKVRNLKSLNLHRNYLTDATIARLQGLGPKVDVGAQEKPDDWDGEPHYYVAVGE; encoded by the coding sequence ATGATCGACGATCACCTCAAGGAATGGTTCGGCCAAAAGGTCGAAGATTACCAACCGGGCGCCGGCTACGGGCTGTCCATCCCTCGCTTCGGCTACTCCTATGACGATGAGGATGCCTTCTCTCCGGAGATCGTGGCGACATATCTCGCCGACCCGCGTGCTGCCACCATCAAGGCGCTCGTCTTCGGCATGCCGGGAGAATCCGGCGAGTCCTTCCAAGCCATCATCCGCATCCTGGTGGATCATGCGGGCAAGCTGCCCGCGCTGCGCGGGATTTTCCTCGGTGACATCGAGCAGGAGGAAAACGAAATGTCATGGATCGAGCAGGGTGACATCGGCCTGATCCTTGCCGCCTTCCCGAATCTGGAAGAGCTGCGCGTGCGTGGCCAGTCATCGCTGGAACTCAGCCCGTGCAAGAATGAAGGATTGAAGCGCTTGACCATCGAAACCGGTGGCATGCCCACCGCGGTGCTGCACAATCTCGCCCGCTGTTCCTTCCCGAACCTCGAACACCTGGAGCTGTGGCTCGGCGACGATGGCTACGGCTGGGAAGGTGACCTGGATGACGTGCTGCCGGCGATCGAGCCCGCACTCTTCCCCAAGCTCAAGTCGCTCGGCATCCGCAACAGCTTGATCGCCGATGAACTCGCGGAGGCGATGACGAATGCCCCGGTCTTGGGGCAATTGGAAGCACTCGATCTTTCGCTCGGCACGATGACCGACAAGGGGGCCGAGGCGCTGATCGCGTCCGGGAAGGTTCGCAATCTCAAGTCGCTCAACCTTCACCGGAACTATCTGACCGATGCGACCATCGCACGGCTCCAGGGGCTGGGTCCGAAGGTCGATGTCGGTGCCCAGGAAAAGCCGGACGATTGGGACGGCGAACCCCATTACTACGTGGCAGTGGGGGAATGA
- a CDS encoding STM4014 family protein: protein MTRFALLGQPGTRRTAGFLAACASRGLPEPRVIPWEEALAPDFDPAARLSGVDALRIETPADCPAAERVLLTRGHDTRQAESHHPTLAPEDCAALPDDDGQLRHQRQWYLGFRAVLDDIDAWCRRTGVRPMNAPGEIAVLFDKLATREVLEAADVSMPPSGGLCHGFDHLVAIMDRGHDRVFLKPCHGSSASGVMAIARNKRGDWRAVTTAQPDGNVIRNLKRPREIRQLDELRSTVDAVGRQRALVERWFPKATLGGRAFDLRVVVVAGMAAHVVVRTSRGPITNLHLDNRRGDLKATWQAVGEPAWRRGLQLAESAALCFPGCHYVGVDVMIGVRGQGEVIAEINAFGDLLHHERWRGKNPWELEVDLWRW from the coding sequence ATGACCCGCTTCGCGCTGCTGGGACAGCCGGGCACCCGCCGCACGGCGGGCTTTCTCGCCGCCTGCGCGAGCCGTGGATTGCCAGAGCCGCGGGTGATCCCGTGGGAGGAAGCGCTGGCACCGGATTTCGATCCGGCTGCCCGTTTGTCGGGCGTGGATGCCTTGCGCATCGAGACGCCCGCCGATTGCCCGGCGGCCGAGCGCGTCCTGCTCACCCGCGGTCACGACACCCGCCAGGCGGAGAGCCACCATCCCACGCTCGCCCCGGAAGATTGCGCCGCCCTGCCCGATGACGACGGGCAACTCCGCCACCAGCGCCAGTGGTATCTTGGCTTTCGTGCCGTGCTGGACGACATCGACGCCTGGTGTCGCCGGACCGGCGTGCGGCCAATGAACGCGCCGGGTGAAATCGCGGTGCTTTTCGACAAACTGGCCACCCGCGAGGTGCTGGAGGCGGCTGACGTCTCGATGCCGCCCTCGGGCGGGCTTTGTCACGGCTTCGACCACCTCGTCGCCATCATGGACCGGGGCCACGACCGGGTGTTCTTGAAACCCTGCCATGGTTCATCGGCATCCGGGGTGATGGCCATCGCCCGGAACAAGCGTGGCGACTGGCGCGCCGTCACCACGGCGCAACCGGACGGAAACGTCATCCGTAACCTGAAACGCCCGCGCGAGATCCGCCAGCTGGACGAGCTGCGAAGTACGGTGGATGCCGTAGGCCGCCAACGCGCGCTGGTCGAACGCTGGTTTCCAAAAGCCACGCTCGGCGGTCGCGCCTTCGACCTGCGCGTGGTGGTGGTCGCGGGGATGGCCGCACACGTGGTGGTGCGCACGAGCCGCGGTCCGATCACGAATCTCCATCTCGACAACCGCCGCGGCGACCTCAAGGCCACTTGGCAGGCGGTTGGCGAGCCGGCCTGGCGACGGGGACTTCAGCTCGCCGAATCCGCGGCACTTTGCTTCCCCGGATGTCACTATGTGGGAGTCGACGTGATGATCGGGGTCCGTGGCCAGGGCGAGGTGATCGCCGAGATCAATGCCTTCGGCGACCTCCTCCATCATGAGCGCTGGCGTGGCAAAAACCCGTGGGAGCTCGAGGTGGACCTCTGGCGGTGGTGA
- a CDS encoding FAD-dependent oxidoreductase — MVSFSESQGSPAAAIRRVLVLGGGSAGLIAALTLKRLMPALEVTLVRSSEIGVIGVGEGTTAVFPAHLFGTLGISKDEFYREAQPTWKQGLRLLWGPRDEFFYDFEFQYDQQFPGTRKATGFYTAGECRNLSQASALMTHGNAFTTGPLNRPVIKGQYAFHIENHRLVACLEGTAAQSGVILEDDTLDRVEMANGEVAALHFKNSGSRTADLYVDASGFAAELIGKALNEPFKSFAGSLFCDRAMVAGWERTDEPILPYTTAETMDNGWCWQIEHEGSINRGYVYASDFVSDEDAKAEFLAKNPKITTEPRIVKFRSGRYERSWVGNVVAIGNASGFVEPLEATALAQIVYESRWLVESLHLTGGSPDEGMKASYNRIVGVAWDEIRDFLAFHYKFNTRLSTPFWTHCRNETSLGNYEDLYRLYREVGPSPTLLVHAIPNRPNVYGVEGFLAMLVGMQVPYERVHLAAPEEREAFDRHRHKLATAAKGGLSVREALDAIRKSGWQWT, encoded by the coding sequence ATGGTCTCGTTTTCTGAATCCCAAGGAAGTCCGGCGGCAGCGATCCGGCGCGTGCTGGTGCTCGGTGGCGGCAGTGCCGGCCTCATCGCAGCGCTCACGCTGAAGCGGCTGATGCCGGCGCTGGAAGTCACGCTGGTGCGCAGCTCCGAGATCGGGGTGATCGGCGTGGGTGAAGGAACCACCGCGGTGTTCCCCGCGCATCTCTTCGGCACGCTGGGGATTTCCAAGGACGAGTTCTACCGCGAAGCGCAGCCGACGTGGAAACAGGGGCTCCGTCTGCTGTGGGGACCCCGCGATGAATTTTTCTACGACTTCGAGTTCCAGTACGACCAGCAGTTCCCCGGCACGCGGAAGGCCACGGGCTTCTACACCGCGGGTGAATGCCGCAACCTGTCGCAGGCTTCGGCGCTGATGACCCATGGGAATGCCTTCACCACCGGCCCGCTCAATCGCCCGGTGATCAAGGGCCAGTATGCCTTCCACATCGAGAATCACCGGCTGGTCGCCTGCCTCGAAGGAACCGCCGCGCAGAGCGGCGTGATCCTCGAGGATGACACGCTCGACCGCGTGGAAATGGCAAATGGCGAAGTGGCGGCGCTGCATTTCAAGAACAGCGGCAGTCGCACCGCGGATCTCTACGTCGATGCCTCCGGCTTCGCCGCCGAGCTGATCGGCAAAGCGCTGAACGAGCCCTTCAAGAGCTTCGCTGGCAGCCTCTTCTGCGACCGCGCGATGGTCGCCGGTTGGGAACGGACGGATGAGCCGATCCTTCCCTACACCACCGCCGAGACGATGGACAATGGCTGGTGCTGGCAGATCGAGCACGAGGGCTCCATCAATCGTGGCTATGTCTATGCCAGCGATTTCGTCTCGGATGAAGATGCGAAGGCCGAGTTTCTCGCGAAGAACCCGAAGATCACCACCGAGCCACGGATTGTGAAATTCCGCAGCGGCCGCTACGAGCGGAGCTGGGTGGGTAATGTCGTGGCCATCGGCAATGCCTCCGGGTTCGTCGAGCCGCTGGAAGCCACCGCACTCGCGCAGATCGTTTATGAATCACGCTGGCTGGTGGAATCGCTGCATCTCACCGGCGGCAGCCCGGACGAGGGCATGAAGGCGAGCTACAACCGCATCGTCGGCGTCGCATGGGACGAGATCCGCGACTTCCTCGCCTTCCACTACAAGTTCAATACCCGCCTCTCGACGCCGTTCTGGACCCATTGCCGGAACGAAACGAGCCTCGGCAACTACGAGGATCTCTACCGCCTCTATCGCGAGGTCGGACCGAGCCCGACGCTGCTGGTCCACGCCATCCCGAACCGGCCCAACGTTTACGGCGTGGAAGGCTTCCTCGCCATGCTGGTGGGCATGCAAGTGCCCTATGAACGCGTGCACCTCGCCGCGCCGGAGGAGCGTGAGGCGTTCGATCGCCACCGCCATAAACTTGCCACCGCTGCCAAGGGCGGCCTCTCCGTCCGCGAAGCGCTCGATGCCATCCGCAAGTCCGGTTGGCAGTGGACCTGA
- a CDS encoding tryptophan 7-halogenase gives MNPLRHLVVAGSGTDALLAAATIKRALPNLPVILVRDPQATATDPAGESTVPSVLQHLVHAVGLQGPEVHLQGRPVWTLGFKCLWGARGSFFRAFDAPFANGLSGFQTTPGFLAAEKGLDASSPGAALMAAGKLFPRDGSNAFKPLEHITGLTFKSESLNAMLLRACRVAGVVIRDGKVTGFTRDPDTLQLEGGGSIAADLFLDATGRDAQVATAAGNTAWTGYDLPCNRAATVLRRRGSEPIRPFTTLETLESGWRWRVEHDDAVGLGSAWNSDFTSDDEACAELVAKSGDSSLVPQVQTWNCGYRTAGWSGSVVTIGDANGFLEPLSSLRLVHLVRHVQWLVRILVENDGMPGERSRELYNRVATQAWDETRDFHATHYRFNTASQSAFWQAARETKLLVHAELVDLYQSIGPSPILESCIPSWPGVVGLEAWLAALLGLGVPFRRHPEIPANEQKVWDSHCEQRRQMARQAVHAELCLGAARNAVKPSPRVPLP, from the coding sequence ATGAACCCTCTTCGCCATCTCGTGGTCGCCGGCTCCGGCACCGATGCCCTGCTGGCCGCCGCCACGATCAAGCGCGCCCTGCCGAACCTGCCCGTCATCCTGGTGCGTGATCCGCAGGCCACCGCCACCGATCCCGCCGGTGAAAGTACGGTGCCTTCCGTACTTCAGCACCTGGTCCACGCCGTGGGCCTGCAAGGGCCGGAAGTCCACCTGCAGGGGCGGCCGGTCTGGACGCTCGGCTTCAAGTGCCTGTGGGGTGCGCGCGGTTCCTTCTTCCGCGCCTTTGACGCGCCATTTGCCAACGGCCTGTCTGGATTCCAGACGACTCCCGGATTCCTCGCCGCGGAGAAGGGACTTGATGCCTCATCGCCCGGCGCCGCGCTGATGGCCGCAGGAAAGCTCTTCCCGCGCGATGGCTCGAACGCCTTCAAGCCGCTCGAGCATATCACCGGCCTCACCTTCAAGAGCGAGTCCCTCAATGCGATGCTGCTGCGCGCCTGCCGCGTCGCAGGCGTGGTGATTCGCGATGGCAAGGTTACCGGCTTCACCCGCGATCCGGACACGCTGCAACTCGAAGGTGGTGGCTCGATCGCCGCTGATCTTTTTCTCGATGCAACCGGTCGCGACGCTCAAGTGGCCACCGCCGCCGGCAACACCGCATGGACCGGCTACGACTTGCCCTGCAACCGCGCCGCCACCGTGCTGCGCCGCCGCGGCAGCGAGCCGATCCGGCCCTTCACCACGCTCGAAACGCTCGAAAGCGGCTGGCGCTGGCGCGTGGAGCACGATGATGCCGTCGGTCTCGGCAGTGCCTGGAATTCCGATTTCACCAGTGACGACGAAGCCTGTGCGGAACTCGTCGCCAAGTCCGGTGACTCTTCGCTGGTCCCGCAGGTGCAGACGTGGAATTGCGGCTACCGCACGGCAGGATGGAGCGGCAGTGTCGTGACCATTGGCGACGCGAACGGCTTCCTGGAACCGCTCTCCTCGCTGCGACTGGTCCATCTGGTCCGCCACGTCCAATGGCTGGTCCGCATCCTGGTGGAAAACGACGGCATGCCCGGCGAACGCAGCCGCGAGCTCTACAATCGGGTGGCCACACAGGCGTGGGATGAAACGCGTGACTTCCATGCCACCCACTATCGCTTCAACACGGCGAGCCAGTCCGCCTTCTGGCAAGCGGCGCGCGAGACCAAGCTGCTCGTCCACGCCGAACTCGTGGACCTCTACCAAAGCATCGGCCCCTCGCCGATCCTCGAGTCCTGCATTCCTTCGTGGCCCGGCGTCGTCGGGCTCGAGGCATGGCTGGCGGCATTGTTAGGCTTGGGCGTGCCTTTCCGTCGTCACCCGGAAATCCCGGCGAACGAACAGAAAGTGTGGGACTCGCATTGCGAGCAGCGCCGTCAGATGGCCCGGCAAGCGGTGCATGCCGAGCTCTGCCTCGGCGCAGCGCGGAATGCGGTGAAGCCGTCGCCGCGCGTGCCGCTGCCGTGA
- the alr gene encoding alanine racemase: MNPPPSPPRSWAEIDLSALRQNLRTAREVAGCDVMAVVKAGAYGHGLEDVARSLAAEDIVFFGVANVGEARRIADAGVTTRIYLLGATWTQERAEIVGRGWTPCLSSLEEAREFDALARAHGSRLKVHLAVDSGMGRGGFVAEGLPEILAELEKLPNLEIEGIGSHLPSADEDEDFTRSQIARYVEIIQSLDGPERFKWRHLSNSAGLLGYDRECCNLARPGLMLYGISPLPGHEGKLRNVMSLKSRVTLVRTLPAGHGVSYGRAFVTTRPTRVATIGIGYGDGYPRAVSGHDAEAFIRGQRFPLLGRVTMDQLMVDVTGSDVAEGDEVEMFGPNIRVDEVAAKAGTISWEILTGITPRVVRVYH, from the coding sequence GTGAACCCGCCGCCTTCGCCGCCCCGCTCTTGGGCGGAGATCGATCTTTCTGCCCTGCGCCAGAATCTCCGCACCGCCCGTGAAGTGGCCGGCTGTGATGTGATGGCCGTGGTCAAGGCCGGGGCCTATGGCCATGGACTCGAAGACGTGGCGCGCTCGCTGGCTGCGGAAGACATCGTCTTCTTCGGCGTCGCCAATGTCGGCGAGGCGCGGCGCATCGCCGATGCGGGGGTGACCACGCGGATCTATTTGCTCGGTGCCACGTGGACGCAGGAACGCGCGGAAATCGTCGGCCGCGGCTGGACGCCTTGCCTTTCCTCGCTGGAGGAAGCGCGGGAATTCGATGCCCTGGCCCGTGCGCATGGCAGCCGCTTGAAGGTTCACCTTGCCGTCGATAGCGGCATGGGCCGTGGCGGTTTCGTCGCGGAAGGATTGCCGGAGATTCTGGCCGAGCTCGAGAAGCTGCCGAATTTGGAAATCGAAGGCATCGGCTCGCACCTGCCGTCCGCTGATGAGGATGAGGATTTCACCCGCTCGCAGATCGCGCGCTATGTGGAGATCATCCAATCGCTCGACGGGCCGGAGCGGTTCAAGTGGCGGCACCTTTCCAACAGCGCCGGCCTGCTCGGCTATGATCGCGAGTGCTGCAATCTCGCCCGCCCGGGCCTGATGCTCTACGGCATTTCGCCGCTGCCGGGCCACGAGGGAAAGCTGCGGAACGTGATGAGCCTGAAGTCGCGCGTCACCCTCGTCCGCACCCTGCCGGCCGGCCATGGTGTGTCGTATGGCCGCGCCTTCGTGACCACGCGGCCGACGCGGGTCGCCACGATCGGCATCGGTTACGGCGATGGCTATCCGCGTGCGGTTTCCGGTCACGATGCGGAGGCTTTCATCCGCGGCCAGCGCTTTCCCCTGCTCGGGCGCGTGACGATGGACCAGCTGATGGTCGACGTCACCGGCAGCGACGTGGCCGAGGGCGACGAGGTGGAAATGTTCGGCCCGAACATCCGCGTCGATGAAGTCGCCGCGAAGGCCGGCACCATTTCGTGGGAAATCCTCACCGGGATCACCCCACGTGTTGTCCGGGTTTATCATTGA
- a CDS encoding glutathione peroxidase: MRSLLASIVLLATATAADLTAIPFKTIDGKEKSLADYKGKVVLVVNTASKCGLTPQYEALETIYDKYRKKDFVILGFPCNDFNGQEPGTEKEIEKFCKDKYDISFPLMEKIHVKGEEQHPLYAALTGKDGAFPGDVKWNFGKFLIGKDGKPLARFEPQTKPDATEVTEAIEKALK; encoded by the coding sequence ATGAGATCTCTGCTCGCCTCGATTGTCCTTTTGGCCACGGCCACCGCCGCGGATCTGACCGCCATCCCGTTCAAGACCATTGACGGGAAAGAGAAGTCCCTCGCCGACTACAAGGGCAAGGTGGTGCTGGTGGTGAACACCGCCTCGAAGTGCGGACTCACGCCACAGTACGAAGCGCTGGAAACGATCTACGACAAGTATCGTAAGAAGGACTTCGTGATCCTCGGCTTTCCTTGCAACGACTTCAATGGCCAGGAGCCCGGCACCGAGAAGGAGATCGAGAAGTTCTGCAAGGACAAGTACGACATCAGCTTCCCGTTGATGGAGAAGATCCACGTGAAGGGCGAGGAGCAGCACCCGCTCTACGCCGCGCTGACCGGCAAGGACGGTGCCTTCCCCGGTGACGTGAAGTGGAACTTCGGCAAGTTCCTCATCGGCAAGGACGGCAAGCCGCTCGCCCGCTTCGAGCCCCAGACCAAGCCGGACGCCACCGAAGTGACCGAGGCGATCGAAAAGGCGCTGAAGTAA
- a CDS encoding GntR family transcriptional regulator produces the protein MPSRSADEIREILEQRIVEGEFSDGERLDEVTLATRFGVSRTPLREALRMLAGSGLVELIPRRGAFVRHPGVVELVEMFEVMAELEAMCGRHAARRISPGALAELSVAARACEQAMEKQDPDAYYHRNEEFHQLIYKAAGNSFLATEAQRLQKRLRPFRRMQLHARGRMQQSMREHTGILKALEAGDSDVAAAALRSHVAVQGERFHDLLSAYETSGKQA, from the coding sequence ATGCCGAGCCGAAGTGCCGATGAAATCCGCGAAATCCTCGAGCAGCGCATCGTCGAGGGCGAGTTCTCGGACGGGGAGCGCCTTGATGAGGTGACGCTCGCTACCCGCTTCGGCGTTTCGCGCACGCCCTTGCGGGAGGCGCTCCGGATGCTGGCGGGCTCCGGCCTGGTGGAGCTGATTCCGCGGCGCGGGGCCTTCGTTCGCCACCCCGGCGTGGTTGAGCTCGTCGAGATGTTCGAGGTGATGGCCGAGCTGGAGGCGATGTGCGGTCGCCATGCCGCCCGGCGGATTTCACCCGGCGCGCTGGCCGAGCTCTCCGTCGCGGCACGTGCCTGCGAGCAGGCGATGGAGAAGCAGGATCCGGACGCCTACTATCACCGCAACGAGGAGTTCCACCAGCTCATCTACAAGGCCGCGGGCAACAGCTTCCTGGCCACCGAGGCCCAGCGCTTGCAGAAGCGGCTGCGTCCCTTCCGCCGCATGCAGCTTCACGCCCGCGGGCGCATGCAGCAGTCCATGCGGGAGCACACGGGCATCCTGAAGGCGCTCGAAGCTGGCGACTCCGATGTCGCCGCTGCAGCCTTGCGCAGCCACGTGGCAGTGCAGGGCGAGAGGTTCCACGACCTGCTTTCCGCCTACGAGACGTCCGGAAAGCAGGCCTGA
- the madL gene encoding malonate transporter subunit MadL, producing MAIYGTALLSLCLLVGVLIGRVLGWMLGINSDVGGVGIAMLLLVLVTDRLKREGKFPEPSEAGVLFWSSIYIPVIVAMAASQNVRAAFHGGTAAMLAGTLAVIACVSLVPVFSRIGGTKDDDSSSLK from the coding sequence ATGGCCATCTACGGAACGGCTTTGTTATCCCTGTGCCTGCTTGTCGGCGTGCTGATTGGCAGAGTGCTGGGCTGGATGCTCGGCATTAACTCTGATGTCGGCGGCGTCGGCATCGCCATGCTCCTGCTGGTGCTGGTGACCGACCGGTTGAAGAGAGAAGGCAAGTTTCCCGAGCCTTCGGAAGCGGGCGTGCTCTTCTGGAGTTCGATTTACATTCCGGTGATCGTCGCGATGGCGGCATCGCAGAATGTCCGCGCTGCGTTTCACGGTGGCACGGCGGCCATGCTGGCGGGCACGCTGGCGGTGATCGCATGTGTCTCGCTGGTGCCGGTCTTTAGCAGGATCGGCGGCACGAAGGACGATGACTCTTCCTCCCTGAAATGA
- the madM gene encoding malonate transporter subunit MadM, translating to MSEFLQSLLTDYSLITGFAVVGLIVWVSYQLSRKLTHGRLHGSAIAIFIGLVLAYIGGEITKDQGGKKGIADIPSLAGIGLMGGAMLRDFAIVATAMGVHLPELKRTGLAGVLSLFTGVFLSFFVGACVAWAFGYRDAVSITTLGAGAATFIVGPVTGTAIGASSDVIALSIAAGLTKAILVMVGTPFVARFIGLNNPRTAMIYGGLMGTTSGVSGGLAATDPKLVPYGAMTATFYTGLGCLLGPSVMYFTIRWIVGA from the coding sequence ATGAGCGAGTTCCTTCAATCGCTGCTCACGGACTACTCGCTCATCACGGGGTTCGCCGTGGTCGGCCTGATCGTGTGGGTCTCTTATCAGCTTTCGCGCAAGCTGACCCACGGTCGCTTGCATGGCTCGGCCATCGCTATCTTCATCGGGCTGGTGCTGGCCTACATCGGCGGGGAGATCACCAAGGATCAAGGCGGCAAGAAAGGCATCGCTGACATTCCCTCCTTGGCTGGCATCGGGCTGATGGGTGGCGCGATGCTGCGGGATTTCGCGATCGTGGCGACGGCGATGGGCGTCCATCTGCCGGAGCTGAAGCGTACCGGTCTGGCGGGTGTGCTGTCCCTGTTCACCGGGGTGTTCCTGTCGTTTTTCGTGGGTGCCTGCGTGGCATGGGCCTTCGGTTATCGTGATGCCGTCAGCATCACCACGCTGGGAGCCGGGGCGGCGACTTTCATCGTGGGACCCGTCACCGGCACAGCGATCGGAGCGAGCTCGGATGTCATCGCGCTCAGCATCGCCGCAGGTTTGACGAAGGCCATCCTGGTCATGGTCGGCACGCCGTTCGTGGCGCGTTTCATCGGCCTCAACAACCCGCGCACGGCGATGATTTACGGCGGCCTGATGGGCACCACCAGCGGCGTTTCCGGCGGCCTGGCGGCCACGGATCCGAAGCTGGTGCCGTACGGTGCGATGACCGCAACCTTCTACACGGGTCTCGGCTGCTTGCTCGGGCCGTCCGTGATGTACTTCACCATTCGATGGATCGTCGGCGCATGA
- a CDS encoding acyl-CoA synthetase, with product MKELPLIARARIHGERIAIREGERSFSYAELLETSASIAARLLDGRHDLEETRVGLMAPAGFDYAAIQWAIWRAGGIVVPLSVHATPPELAHALEDSGTELIVTTAEHAARVAGNGRRVFLVDEIAKAAPCDLPEIDPQRRAMILYTSGTTNKPKGVVSTHANLQAQIETLVEAWAWRADDRIPLFLPLHHIHGIVNVLGCALWSGALVETFTRFETDVVLPRVAAGAYTLFMAVPTIYSKLAALLDRESAAHGAVVRGFAEMRLMVSGSAALPASLHRQWEALTGQVLLERYGMTETGMILSNPLHGERRPGSVGMPLPEVEVRLRNEGGEDITTEDEPGEIQVRGPGVFREYWELPHVTDDSFDDGWFRTGDMAVLEKGYYRILGRLSVDIIKSGGYKLSALEIEAALLDHPAIRECAVVGLADETWGETVAVAAALETDTAVLGLEELQRWGKERLSPYKLPRHLLLVESLPRNAMGKVAKREVERLFSAPR from the coding sequence ATGAAGGAACTTCCGCTCATCGCCCGGGCTCGCATTCACGGGGAACGCATCGCGATCCGGGAGGGAGAGCGCTCGTTCTCGTATGCCGAACTACTTGAAACCTCAGCATCAATTGCAGCCAGGCTGTTAGACGGGCGGCACGACTTGGAGGAAACGCGGGTGGGCCTGATGGCTCCGGCGGGCTTCGACTATGCCGCAATCCAATGGGCCATCTGGCGTGCTGGAGGAATCGTGGTGCCGCTTTCCGTGCATGCCACACCGCCCGAGCTGGCGCATGCGCTTGAGGACTCGGGAACTGAGCTCATCGTCACCACGGCCGAGCACGCCGCGCGCGTGGCAGGAAATGGCAGGCGCGTTTTTCTCGTAGATGAAATCGCGAAGGCCGCGCCATGTGATCTCCCGGAGATCGATCCACAACGGCGGGCGATGATCCTCTATACCAGCGGCACGACCAACAAGCCGAAGGGCGTGGTGAGCACTCACGCCAACCTGCAGGCGCAGATCGAGACGCTTGTGGAGGCATGGGCATGGCGGGCCGACGACCGCATCCCCTTGTTTCTCCCGCTGCACCACATCCACGGCATCGTGAATGTCCTCGGCTGTGCGCTGTGGTCCGGCGCGCTTGTGGAAACGTTCACACGCTTCGAAACGGATGTGGTGCTGCCTCGCGTCGCGGCCGGCGCTTATACCCTCTTCATGGCGGTGCCGACGATCTACTCGAAGCTGGCAGCTTTGTTAGATCGGGAGTCCGCAGCGCACGGGGCGGTGGTCCGTGGTTTCGCGGAAATGCGGTTGATGGTTTCCGGCTCAGCCGCATTGCCCGCCAGTCTCCACCGTCAATGGGAAGCGCTGACCGGACAGGTTTTGTTAGAGCGGTATGGCATGACGGAAACCGGGATGATCCTTTCCAATCCGCTGCACGGGGAACGTCGTCCGGGATCCGTCGGCATGCCATTGCCAGAAGTCGAGGTGCGCCTGCGCAACGAAGGTGGCGAGGACATCACCACGGAAGACGAGCCCGGTGAGATCCAGGTGCGAGGCCCCGGGGTTTTCCGCGAATACTGGGAACTTCCGCACGTCACCGACGATTCATTTGATGACGGCTGGTTCCGCACCGGCGACATGGCGGTCTTGGAGAAGGGCTACTACCGCATCCTCGGCCGGTTGTCCGTGGACATCATCAAGAGCGGCGGCTACAAGCTCTCCGCCCTGGAGATCGAGGCGGCCTTGTTAGATCACCCGGCGATCCGCGAGTGTGCGGTGGTCGGCCTCGCAGATGAAACGTGGGGCGAGACGGTCGCCGTCGCCGCAGCGCTCGAAACGGATACGGCAGTCCTGGGGCTGGAAGAACTCCAGCGTTGGGGCAAGGAACGGCTGTCACCCTACAAGCTGCCGCGCCATCTGCTGCTGGTGGAAAGCCTGCCGCGCAATGCCATGGGCAAGGTCGCCAAGCGGGAAGTGGAGCGCCTCTTCAGTGCGCCGCGCTAG